The Methanosarcina acetivorans C2A genome includes the window AGGAACTGCTAACTGCAAATCTGAACCTGAAAACGCTAAAAAGCGACGAAAGATACTCATTTTATCAAACCTTTGTGGAATATGGTGGAGTCAAACAAAAGTGGGTTTTGCTGCTTTCTCACAAGATGAAAGAGAAGAAAGAGCAAACTCTCAGGACGAAGCTTGAAAAAGAGGTTGAAAAAGCAGAGAAGTCTTTTAAAAAACTGAAAGGAGAGGACTTTTTTTGCGAAGAGGATGCATTAAAAGCTGCAGAAAAATGGATTCAAGATTTCCCTTCTGTCTCATTTGAAAAAGTAGATGTGAAATCCATTAAAAAACGTGAGTTGGGGAAAAGAGGCAGACCTTCAAAAGATGAGCAATTAAAGACTTATTGCAGGATTAATGGAATCATAAAGGTTAATGATGCTTTTGTTTTAAATGAAATGGATAAAATGGGACTTTTTATTCTTGCAAGTAATGATATCAATCTTTCTCCTGAGGATATGCTGAAGTATTACAAAGGGCAGGATAACGTGGAAAAAGGATTCAGATTCTTGAAAAGTAACACCTTTAGCATATCGAAAGTTTACCTCAAGAACAAAAAGAGAATTGAAGCGATGACTATGATAATGGTTCTCTGCTTAATGATTTATTCAATTGCAGAATGGAAATTAAGGACAAAATTAGAAGAAGAAAATGAAACGATTCCAGATCAAAAAGGGAAACCAACAAAAAGACCTACAATGAGATGGATATTTTTCAATTTTCAGGGAATTACAGAACTTATTTCTCAGAACAAAGGACAAATGAAGTCAGAAATATTGAATATGGAGGAGATTCACTGGAAGATACTGGGTCTAATGGGAGAGAAATATGAAAATATCTATCTCTAATTACGTTAACCTGCCGAATCTAGGCTCTAAGATCTCAAAGAATGAAATAAATAATGATAAAAAAAGTAATATAATTGGCACTCTTCGAGACAACTTAAAGCATTCTGACGAAGAAATTTTACTTCAGAACTTATATTTTAGGGGTACAAATATAAAGAATTGGTACAATTTTATTTTTGCTACATTAACTGCTACTGTTTTTTCATATTAATCTATCCAAGAAATTTAAAATTCCTAAATGAAATTTTAAGTAACGTTTTTTCTTTTGAATCGATCAAAATACAGTTTAGTTATTATTTGTCCCCAGTTTTAATTCTTGTACTACCTACTATTTTAGTGTACCTTTTAGCGTTCATTTACTTGAAATACAAAAAATCCCCATTTATAAAAATTGGCTTGAAGAAGTTAATTCTTAAGTTTATTTTAGGACTACAATTTAATTCATTTGTTATTCTTATATCTGTATTTGCCTATGCGATTCTCCTCTGGGTTCTTTCACTGATATTACAAACGAAGGATGAATCTCTTACCAATATGTTCATAGGTTTTATATCTTGTTTTGAGCCTAATAATTTTTTTAATTTAAATGGGTTGGGAGGAAATCAGTTTTCTTTTGCGTCTCTTTATTTCACATTAGCGATAGCGGGAACTATAATTTTTTCAATATCTGATCGATACAAAAAACAAAAAGAAGTCGTTACACAAAAACAGCTAAAGTTTGCAGAAGAGTATGAGAACTGGTATAAACAGCATGAAAAAGATATTAATTTTGACACAAAAAACTATCATAAAGAAGATAGAGTAAATAGATTTAATTCAATAATTTCCACTTTACGTGAAACGTTGGATCTTGAAAGCATTGATGAATTAAAAGCCCTTACAGGATACGAAAATTGCCTGGTTCTTATAGTCGAATCGTTTCTTGCAGGGATTTGTACACTCATGATCTCTCAAGAATGCTCCGAAGGTTTCTTTTATGCTTTTTTTGTGTTTATTTTGATATTTGTTTCATTATGTATATATATTAATCAAGTTTTTACGGACTTGAGATCGTATAGATAAATTTACTAGAATAGTTTGCCAGCCAGAATGGAGAAACTTAAAACTCATATCCAAATTCCTAATGGTTGGCTATACATAAGGATGAAATTTTGAAATTCTTATTGATGGAGAAATAAAATTGGTTTGGGATAAGCTGGTTTAATAAAAAGAGTGATTAGCCATCATTGCCCCAGGCACAAATTTACACCAGTTAGTGCCATGTGCGGGTTTTTTCAAACCCTCTGGAAACCGTATTTTCGCAGTACATCGGGCGATCATATTCAGGCTCAGGCTGTTTTTTGTGTGGTGATGATTTTCAAATGTGTTCGAACTGGATCCCGTGATCTCCGGGATAAGGCTTTTTATGGTCGTCGTCGCCTCGCCAAATTTCATCTGGGATACCATCTGGGAAAGCTTCACATATTTTTTCGTTTGATTCAGAATAAGCCTTTCTGTTGAAATGTTTGCAGGGAAGACAGACAGGACTGTAGATTACCTTGCTTAATTCACTGTCATCTATACCTATCATGTTTTCTCCTCTATGTATGAATAATCAAGATCTGATATATCCTTTGCTGCTCTTGTCCATACTTCATGGGAATGGAGAAGTTCAGCATCTTCTATACTCAATTCTCCATTGTCAATTTTACGCAGGAATTCTCGTCTTACTTCAGAGTTATGATACTCGTATACATCGCTTATTTTTTTATACCAGAGGTCTGGATACAAGTTTTCTCCATTTTTTGCCTTCATGATATAAGTCCGGAATTTCCCAGCTGCTCTTATTTCCTTTAGCTTTGACCTGCATGCTAAACTTATATCCTGCATTGAGAAAGAACTTGACCTCGGGTGATTGTGAGTCATGAAAGTCCCTTCAAAAAGTTTTACCTCCTCATCTGTGAATGAGACGTAGTCCACTCCACCTGTTTTTTCTAGCAGAATATTTCCTTTTTCGTCGAAGAGAATTGCCTTCTCAGTTTTCCTTTTTTTAATATCTACTTCGTAGTCTCTTATAATTGATTCTCTGCTCTTCCCTGATGGCAGCTCGGTCAGGACCTGAACATTCAACTTCTGCAGCCTAGCCTCGAGATCCTCGTCCAGGATAAACTGATCTATTCGGTATTTCTCGTTGAAGGTATCGATATCCTCAAACGTTTTGTCGATGAGATCCTTATCAACCCGGTCATCAAGGGGGTTGAACTTCTGGTCCATTGACCTGCTGAAATTCCTGTTCTCGAACCGCATTTTTGGATCCACTTTCCGGGTGACGGGGACAGGGATCAGATCTGATCTGCAGTGGAAATGCAGAGGTGGCCTGTACCTCCGGACCTCGGGAGAATCTGCCCTGAAAATTGTGCCGTGCAGCATCCTGCATTGTGGGCTTGTCTTATCATCGATCTTCGCATAGAACTGCAGGTCGTCTATCCCGGAGTCCTGATATCGCCAGAGCTCTGTATTAGTGGCTACGTCAGCTGTGAAGGTCCTGGTGAACCTGATGGCCTTGTGTTTCTGGTTTCCCCATATATCCCTTACTCTTTTCTCCAGTTTGTTCGGATGCTCCAGATAAAGGCCATCGTCCTTGAGGATCCGGATAACAGATTCGGTGACTTCCTTTGAGAGGCTTGATGCCTG containing:
- a CDS encoding IS1634 family transposase; the protein is MAEKDSSRRVESSLKRTRFLGHLGLIVGVFRELEVDNLIDEKLPKERDHTVPHSVCILAMLLNGLGFVGQRLYLFPDFFKNISTERLFGDGITREDLNQYVIGETLDRIVKYGPTKLFTEIALHIMTHLPIPVHCLHADTTSVSVYGDYDDEETESIDITFGIPKNGRWDLKQFVLSLIVNQHGIPLFMNTHSGNSSDKNTILEAIQSLKSVLRPESEVYYVADSSFYTDNNIKNMGKSFWISRVPATITEAKELLTANLNLKTLKSDERYSFYQTFVEYGGVKQKWVLLLSHKMKEKKEQTLRTKLEKEVEKAEKSFKKLKGEDFFCEEDALKAAEKWIQDFPSVSFEKVDVKSIKKRELGKRGRPSKDEQLKTYCRINGIIKVNDAFVLNEMDKMGLFILASNDINLSPEDMLKYYKGQDNVEKGFRFLKSNTFSISKVYLKNKKRIEAMTMIMVLCLMIYSIAEWKLRTKLEEENETIPDQKGKPTKRPTMRWIFFNFQGITELISQNKGQMKSEILNMEEIHWKILGLMGEKYENIYL
- a CDS encoding phage head morphogenesis protein, with the protein product MLLDSSEIRKLETSFLLLFEKTLFKGIKGRPAHSYLRSVKTQFKSKTFQVQIDRIINDVYLRSIDYTDKRLGIKKKKASKSASFSAAAAKPLPITEEAVRQASSLSKEVTESVIRILKDDGLYLEHPNKLEKRVRDIWGNQKHKAIRFTRTFTADVATNTELWRYQDSGIDDLQFYAKIDDKTSPQCRMLHGTIFRADSPEVRRYRPPLHFHCRSDLIPVPVTRKVDPKMRFENRNFSRSMDQKFNPLDDRVDKDLIDKTFEDIDTFNEKYRIDQFILDEDLEARLQKLNVQVLTELPSGKSRESIIRDYEVDIKKRKTEKAILFDEKGNILLEKTGGVDYVSFTDEEVKLFEGTFMTHNHPRSSSFSMQDISLACRSKLKEIRAAGKFRTYIMKAKNGENLYPDLWYKKISDVYEYHNSEVRREFLRKIDNGELSIEDAELLHSHEVWTRAAKDISDLDYSYIEEKT